GCTCTTTCGGATTGTCATGTCATGAGCTTTTAATACGTTGGATTTTTTCGAGCGATGAGGGGAAATACGAAGGCTAAATTATATACGTCCCGAGCCGAAAGTTGGATTTAATATCCGGAAAAAGGAATTAAACGAaagtatcaaatttaaaaattggtgTCACTGGTTCACAGGTCGGACATATTCCCCCGACACAACACAGCGTGGAGACTtaggataatttaattatacgaaTATGTATCTCAATATATCGATGATCGATATTCTGTACTTTCTTCTTCTATCTAGAAACTACAGCTCTCTAGCACCTTACTCTGGACCTCACCATGGAACGTTTCCaccattttattactttaaacaacTTTTGGACATGGCCAACTTGCTTTGTATACTTGTACTCTAAATCTTAACAATTTTTAGTCAAGTTgtcaagttttttataaatttcctttgaaataaaaatggttttcctgaattattttactttagatttaattttcttttatatttccgTATATATaagatagtataattatttttcctaTTTAACATCTGAGTGTCTATAACCGACTTAGTGAATAAGCACGAAGGTTTCACTCATGACTTTGAAAATAACTAATCCAACTAATAAAACCGAATTTCATACAGAAATTCGAAGATTTCACGTTAAATTCAAAGTCTGAGTAGAagcattttaactttaaaactgATATAACTTATGCAATAAATGAATAGAATTacctgttgttttatttttttgtccttATAACTTTAGTAAGAAAATCAAGtgcaatactaaaattattttaacgataaTAGCATTAACTCAATTATAATCATATCAacacattttatattagatattttgtattataaggcTCTGGCAAGGGTCGTTCCGATACTCAAAATATACCGAATCAGGTTAAGTTGAAATCGCATCTCGATTTTCTTTACATTACAACACCATACAGCTAAACATAGTAAGAAATATAAGAGGACTGCATTGTGGTACTTTTCGGATACTTTACCTTTATTAGTCACATATTCTATCGATCGAAGAGGTTGCAATTTATTTGACTAGGTTAGGATCGGTTTAGACTAGATTTTTGAAgacgatttatttatatattttaattcattaaggtaggtaggtattcagtaggtattttattaaaaagttagatAGGCAAGTTTAGCAATGGTACAGTCAAAAAGTCAATAACtttcaagttaaaataaaaactacaaaaattaaattgtagatAACTTTGTAaacagcaattaaaaaaatatggtatacGCTCTATTCCTGATATAGCGGATGTGATGTTTTTGTAGACGGAGAGAGTGCCGGATTCAATCTTATCGCCGTCCATTGCATAAAGTGGATAAAGGttacatttgttaaataaataaaatgatttattactgacagaaatatatcataaatgtctttaataatcatattttggAAGACACGAAAATCATTTATGATTTCGCTAAGAAATGTTTAGTTGTCTTGACAACAAATtgtgaaattttacataaaataaggcTAACCTATTCTAGAAAGCTAGCGAGGGTAATGGGGCCCCAAAAACTCGACGTGGTTAAACTGGCCCTGAATGCTGTTATCTGGCGTACGCTGGTAATTgtcaatttataatgttaatttaaccAACAACAGTTTAGTTTTGTATGTTATCATTGTCACTCTTTGATGACTGAAttgaccttttttaattttgatttgatttctaattaaatagttatcaaaattaaaacagataGCTTCCGCCAATGTAAAAGTCGTCCCAGTTCTTGTCAAAGCCGGACTTAAAATTGTGGAGCAACAGAGGATCGGAGGCCctaatgattattttacaaattaattagaacATTTTCTTCTCGTGTATCAGTAATTTTTGAggaatcaattaataatattattatagtttgtttatGAGAATGACTATATCTAGATATCTAAACATACACTACATCAAAATTGTTACCTCGTCGGAATCTCTTTTGTGGAGGCACCAGAGCAGTTGCCCCGGTTTTCCTCCTTACAGTACCTCCACTTAGTACAGTAAAAGTCTGCACCGACTTTATTATGCGTTGTTGAgtgacaatttaataatttataataatagtagttcGGATTCCAAAAATAGTCGGACAATTAGGACTACGATATGACGGATTAGGATTCAACTAAATTTATAGTGTAATTTACACagcttattatgtttaaattattattttttacaaaaatcaaGTGCgtgatttattcatatttattcatattaaatattcattcatattttcattttttgaaTGGCCGACTTAcacgatatatataaattatagcgATTAAACTCatcttgattattattataactttcctggtttgttgtataatttataatgatttcaAATAATTGCGTTTATAGTAAAGTTGCGTAACGTAAAGGGAACAGCGAATATTTAGCCTAAACaagtaaatcaaatattttaattaattataatataaacataacatacattatataaagatttaacaCCCGTTTCTTTCAAATCAATACACTAAAATGGAATTTGTAAACTGACAACACTGTCTCAATACAACGTACACGAAACAAATCTATAAGTCaggtgttaattattttatacggaAGACTCAAATgagtttgtatatattaattcgtATATAGAGactattttattcgaatttaagATGCTGACATCGATCGCTTGTCCTGTTCCGTTTGTGTTTCTAATCTCTTTCCTTTCAGCATAATTTCCATGAacctgaaataataaataagtttaatttattaattacttattaaaaacgattttatctattattattgatataataattagatcACATGTGTCTACTATTCATTAATCTATACTATGTTCTATGGCATAAACACACCatagagatatattatttacataatcccTGTGACTTGCTAATGGATCTGCTATATTATACACTACAgtatttgatatacatatttttttaataaaactattctaCTGAACTAAGTTTAACCAATTTGtgagtgtgtgcgtgtgtgtgtgtatttgtgCGCGTGTGTGTGAATGTTCgtcatattattatagatctACTATCTACTTGCTACTTATGAAACCTTcgtgattaataattaattttattaataatcttaatatgcAAACttctttttatatgttttgtatttataatatgattgttAGTTTAAAGACTTTATGTCCTTATAAGTTAGTTAAATTTGTCTAATTTCTCAGAATAAGGACACCACATTTCGTTTTAAGGCTGTAAAGAATAAAGTGAATTAACACGTTTTCCCCTGAATTGGACAAGGAATTAActcgattaaaaatattgatttacttACATTGCAAGCAGAAAGACAATGGCCTGCGTACTTATAGTTAGGTAAAATATTGCGCTAATAAAACTAGTGTCGAGCGTCGCCTTGTATATCTGCGAATATATCACTGACGCGAACATCGCGACTGCGTTCTCCATTACGGACAGGAATGCGAACGCTACGCCTGTAATTTGAAAAGTTGGAATGTTAATATGAGCGAATGGAATGGCAGATgtcaataaattgttttcttagttacttttgtttataggaataaataaaattttgccgCTATAATTAGGACTTTCGAAAATTCTAAATGTACTCCCGcttggaaataaaattcaagttcGACCATAATTTTTTCTAGATGTCtagaataaaatctaaaaataaagccTCAGACTTTCACTATGCCAATGCATTAACCCATTACAAAGTGTCTCCTAAAATGAAAAAAGATGATGTCGACTGACTTCGGCCTTGCCTGTCGTTCTTAAGACAACTTCCGGCTAGATATCTGTGAAGATTAAGTCGAAAAATCCGATGTGAACGGAGAGTTCATCAGGACCAACTTTATATACTTTCCGAAGCTCGCGTATTTACAAACTTCAAACTTTCAGAGCCCGAACTCTGAAAGTTTGAATGAAGAATGTTTTGACAAAAacctcagtttttttttttatttgaacccATGATCTCGAGATCGGCGTCCTCATATCCTTGACTAGGCTACTAGACTAGATTACATCGACGTATTATTACCTCTCTCTGCTGGTTCCAACACTTTGGAGGTCATGGATCGAATTAGTGGCGCCACACAAGGTCCGAGTGCAGCAGCTGTCGCGCCGATGTACATCATAGTCCCGGTCTGCGCATGCGCGTATATCATGTGACCAGTCATATGGGCGGACGCACCCAGCATTACGATTATCTGCAATATgagatacgttttttttttaattctctaaCAACTAAGAAGTTACGCATCTGTAGTACATTGtagtgtaagaaataataaccattccctacattacACCAATACGTCACCatccttgggagctaagatgttatgtcccttgtgcatgtagttacactggctcactcaccctttaaaccggaacacaacaatactaagtattgctgtttggcggtagaatatctggtggtacctacccagtgggacttgcacaaagccgtacgaCCAAGGTAATACGATACGGTCATCTATGAACTTAAAATCATATCGATATCGAAGGATATTGTCGAGATACGTCAACATGTTGTGAACACAGCCTGAATCAATGGAATTTTGAAGACCTTAATTATACTACATAGTACAACTTACCGTGTCTTTCCACCCGAGTACTTTGGTAGTCAGCGGTATACCAAAGAGCATAACAACGACGTACGCCGTGCTCAGGTAAGTTCTGAAATTGCTGAAGTCCGTCGCGTCCCATTTGAACACCTTCGACGTGTACAAGTATAGCACCGGTTTTTCgtctgtaattaatttattttgtatttaaaacaaaaatcaagtAATCTTGATGTTATCAATTGAATATCTAcacaataatgaaatatatggaCAAAACAAATATGGACCTTATGATTAACCAACCTCTCTGGAATGTGTAAAAGGCCATGGAAATCAAAAGGAACCAGAGGAACAATCTTCTATTGTGAGGCCTCTTTTTCGTCAATGTAACTAAAGTTTGCTTGATATTATTGAAGTCGAAGAAATCGTTTACGGGGTTCTTAACACCGGCTTCTCTCAAAGACTTCTGCTCTGGTCTTGTCTGCCATTCCAGGAACAAGAAACAGTACGCAGTGGCGACCATCATTAGACAGGAGTTGATCGCGAACATCGCGGTGAACGATCGGTTCACCACTCTGTTGTAGAGCAGGTTGCCTGGAAATtgataaaattctataaaatatatactaatactatacgtatgaaagtaactctgtatttCTGTCTATCTGTTACTCTTTCGAGGCTAAACCACTGAAGCGATTGAAGAAATTTGTTGAAACTTGGTGTGATAACCCGAGTTCCAAGGAAGGTCATAGTATACTGTTTTATGCTTTGCACCTGACGATCAATCGCTATTTAAATCAACAACTTCTATTTAATAAGGTGTTTTTTACGATA
This genomic window from Vanessa atalanta chromosome Z, ilVanAtal1.2, whole genome shotgun sequence contains:
- the LOC125076035 gene encoding proton-coupled folate transporter isoform X1; translation: MEVKCSEDSDCLIQKKPWYKHVSVEPVMFFYMMAYMITNVIEQTFYVFRACTINHGYSEDVCYNIASYDAINKEVQVTVSTFHQWNGITSHIVPLLLAFFLGSYSDKRGRKVLLLGGLLGKLYFSLMITFNTMKDWPLEYVIYTAAFPSALTGADLAIFAGCFAYIADVSSVKNRTLRVGVLDVVYLSTMPTGVALGNLLYNRVVNRSFTAMFAINSCLMMVATAYCFLFLEWQTRPEQKSLREAGVKNPVNDFFDFNNIKQTLVTLTKKRPHNRRLFLWFLLISMAFYTFQRDEKPVLYLYTSKVFKWDATDFSNFRTYLSTAYVVVMLFGIPLTTKVLGWKDTIIVMLGASAHMTGHMIYAHAQTGTMMYIGATAAALGPCVAPLIRSMTSKVLEPAERGVAFAFLSVMENAVAMFASVIYSQIYKATLDTSFISAIFYLTISTQAIVFLLAMFMEIMLKGKRLETQTEQDKRSMSAS
- the LOC125076035 gene encoding proton-coupled folate transporter isoform X2, translating into MEVKCSEDSDCLKKPWYKHVSVEPVMFFYMMAYMITNVIEQTFYVFRACTINHGYSEDVCYNIASYDAINKEVQVTVSTFHQWNGITSHIVPLLLAFFLGSYSDKRGRKVLLLGGLLGKLYFSLMITFNTMKDWPLEYVIYTAAFPSALTGADLAIFAGCFAYIADVSSVKNRTLRVGVLDVVYLSTMPTGVALGNLLYNRVVNRSFTAMFAINSCLMMVATAYCFLFLEWQTRPEQKSLREAGVKNPVNDFFDFNNIKQTLVTLTKKRPHNRRLFLWFLLISMAFYTFQRDEKPVLYLYTSKVFKWDATDFSNFRTYLSTAYVVVMLFGIPLTTKVLGWKDTIIVMLGASAHMTGHMIYAHAQTGTMMYIGATAAALGPCVAPLIRSMTSKVLEPAERGVAFAFLSVMENAVAMFASVIYSQIYKATLDTSFISAIFYLTISTQAIVFLLAMFMEIMLKGKRLETQTEQDKRSMSAS